One genomic window of Thermococcus indicus includes the following:
- a CDS encoding tetratricopeptide repeat protein has protein sequence MKTGRDINAGSGEGCVNRPDDVALLKSILSETNLQIISLLRTDSLNTREIARLLQKDETQISRGLRNLERMGIVEGRWVRLGGKNVKLYSLKCDEFSVRFTAGGIEVAMGDTVYRRPQRLLASSVPEVKNFVGREEELKLLKGNAPVVAVFGIAGIGKSSLVARAFEDAFWYSMDGSESLEYVAWQMALYLNMKGFPELTEYLRAGGRESESIRELVLEGMEETRSIVVFDDLHKCTDEDVESFLRFLSSRVERGKLILISREKPRVDYERVLFIHLRGLKIEESHRLLSLRIPGITLKESVRMHHLTLGHPLLLVLAAEAPGTAGDEDSLFEYLLGEIYDTLDERERLVLQVLALFDEPVELSALRRMTYRNAFLVLYSLLNKSLVERKGESYQVHDLLRAFIRRVSEVDEERYYREYVSYLLEKNTAREFLTAFTYAARLGDERLIAEITELRVRRLWRVALDFPTAYMRLLRGVGSSPYAKKEMARLYFNRGFFERALNLWSEALGGVEGDFHRFDALMMLVDVHCEMGDIESAERIFSELEGIFRRQGQDPYIRLGYYIELTKIRTFRREREKAIESAFKELEAVRNYPEPYPELEALILYHIGYLYVELGELQRALTYYREGLETANAYSLPFMLNLGYLQMGIVHYYLRNFDEAAGNAKKAAEYFLGVRNYRRALDALFRLTVSLMGLGAYEEAEKWAEKMTEITHSTNYPLGWTAYVLIGILRALRGEGGREYLETGLEKIKNNQYLYRGLIEELAVLFDEEDVDSWLSSGSSSKP, from the coding sequence TTGAAAACCGGTCGCGATATAAACGCCGGTTCTGGAGAGGGTTGTGTGAACCGTCCAGATGATGTAGCCCTGCTGAAATCGATTCTCAGTGAGACCAACCTTCAGATAATCTCACTCCTCAGAACGGACTCTCTGAACACACGGGAGATAGCCCGTCTTCTCCAGAAGGACGAGACGCAGATCTCCAGGGGATTGAGGAACCTTGAGCGGATGGGCATCGTTGAGGGAAGGTGGGTTCGGCTGGGGGGCAAAAACGTCAAGCTCTACTCCCTCAAGTGCGACGAGTTCAGCGTCCGCTTCACAGCTGGGGGAATCGAGGTGGCGATGGGCGATACCGTCTACCGCCGTCCCCAGCGGCTTCTGGCATCCAGCGTGCCGGAGGTGAAGAACTTCGTTGGAAGGGAGGAGGAGCTGAAACTCCTCAAAGGAAACGCACCTGTTGTGGCCGTGTTCGGGATAGCAGGGATAGGGAAATCCAGCCTCGTGGCGAGGGCCTTTGAGGACGCCTTCTGGTACTCGATGGACGGGAGCGAGAGCCTTGAGTACGTGGCGTGGCAGATGGCACTCTACCTGAACATGAAAGGGTTCCCGGAGCTGACCGAATACCTGCGCGCCGGCGGAAGGGAGTCCGAATCCATAAGGGAACTGGTTCTCGAAGGAATGGAGGAGACCCGCTCCATAGTAGTCTTCGACGACCTTCACAAGTGCACCGATGAGGATGTTGAGTCGTTTCTGCGGTTCCTATCATCAAGGGTTGAGAGGGGAAAGCTGATCCTCATCTCAAGGGAAAAGCCCAGGGTGGACTATGAGAGGGTTCTTTTCATACACCTCAGGGGGCTGAAAATTGAGGAATCCCACAGGCTCCTGAGCCTCAGGATTCCGGGGATAACCCTGAAGGAGTCGGTCAGGATGCACCACCTCACCCTGGGCCACCCCCTGCTCCTCGTCCTTGCCGCGGAGGCTCCGGGAACGGCGGGAGACGAAGACTCACTCTTCGAATACCTGCTGGGGGAGATATACGACACGCTGGACGAGAGGGAAAGGCTCGTACTTCAGGTCCTGGCGCTCTTCGACGAGCCCGTAGAGCTATCCGCCCTCAGGAGGATGACGTACAGAAACGCATTCCTGGTTCTGTACTCCCTCCTGAACAAGAGTCTGGTGGAAAGAAAGGGCGAGAGCTATCAGGTCCACGACCTCCTCAGGGCATTTATCCGACGGGTCAGCGAGGTTGACGAGGAGCGCTATTACAGAGAGTACGTCTCGTACCTCCTGGAGAAAAACACGGCCAGGGAGTTCCTCACGGCATTCACATATGCCGCCAGGTTGGGGGACGAGAGGCTGATAGCCGAGATAACCGAGCTGAGGGTAAGGAGGCTCTGGAGGGTTGCGCTGGACTTCCCAACGGCGTACATGAGACTCCTCAGGGGGGTAGGCAGCAGCCCGTACGCAAAGAAGGAGATGGCACGGCTCTACTTCAACAGGGGGTTCTTTGAGAGGGCCCTGAACCTGTGGAGTGAGGCATTAGGGGGTGTTGAGGGGGACTTCCACAGGTTCGACGCCCTCATGATGCTCGTCGACGTCCACTGCGAGATGGGAGATATCGAGTCAGCGGAAAGGATTTTCAGCGAGCTTGAGGGGATTTTCAGGAGGCAGGGGCAAGACCCCTACATCCGGCTCGGTTACTACATCGAGCTCACAAAGATAAGGACGTTCAGGAGGGAGCGCGAGAAGGCCATCGAAAGCGCCTTCAAGGAGCTTGAGGCTGTAAGGAACTACCCGGAGCCGTATCCCGAACTCGAAGCCCTCATCCTCTACCACATAGGCTACCTCTACGTCGAGCTCGGCGAGCTTCAGCGGGCGCTGACATACTACCGGGAGGGCCTTGAGACGGCCAACGCATACAGCCTGCCCTTCATGCTGAACCTGGGATACCTGCAGATGGGGATAGTTCACTATTACCTCAGGAATTTCGACGAGGCCGCCGGCAACGCCAAGAAAGCCGCGGAGTACTTCCTGGGAGTTAGAAACTACCGCAGGGCGCTGGATGCGCTCTTCAGGCTGACGGTGTCCCTCATGGGGCTGGGGGCGTATGAAGAGGCCGAAAAATGGGCCGAGAAAATGACCGAGATAACCCACAGCACGAACTACCCGCTGGGATGGACGGCCTACGTGCTCATCGGAATCCTGAGGGCGCTCAGGGGAGAGGGCGGCAGGGAATACCTTGAAACGGGCCTGGAGAAAATCAAGAACAACCAATACCTGTACAGGGGACTAATTGAAGAGCTGGCCGTTCTCTTCGACGAGGAGGACGTAGATTCCTGGCTTTCCAGCGGCTCTAGTTCCAAACCCTGA
- a CDS encoding fumarate hydratase, with the protein MIEAIVEAIRLAVTKIPEDTFSAIRKAYAGEEDETARFNLGNIIKAIDLGFADRVPVCQDTGTVTFFVEAGVGSPFLGKLRDLLIEATRRATEEIPLRPNAVDVLTGRNSGDNTGEGIPIIHWEPVPGDRIRIAVLPKGGGSENCSALAMLTPAGGWEGVKRFVVEHVRACGGKPCPPVILGIGVGGGADYALLLAKKALLRKVGERNPDGRIAKIEEELLTEVNSTGIGPMGMGGKTTALDVKIEVAHRHPASFPVGLVVQCWANRRAFIEIKPDGDVRVWN; encoded by the coding sequence TTGATTGAGGCCATCGTTGAGGCGATAAGACTTGCCGTCACCAAGATCCCCGAGGACACCTTCTCCGCCATCAGGAAGGCCTACGCCGGGGAGGAGGACGAGACAGCGCGCTTCAACCTCGGGAACATAATTAAGGCAATAGACCTCGGCTTCGCCGACAGGGTTCCCGTCTGTCAGGACACGGGCACGGTTACCTTCTTCGTCGAGGCCGGCGTTGGGAGTCCCTTTCTCGGAAAACTCAGAGATCTGCTCATCGAGGCGACGAGGAGGGCAACTGAGGAAATCCCCCTCAGGCCGAACGCCGTCGATGTTCTCACGGGGAGGAACTCCGGTGACAACACCGGGGAAGGGATTCCCATAATCCACTGGGAGCCCGTTCCGGGGGATAGAATAAGGATAGCGGTTCTTCCGAAGGGCGGCGGAAGCGAGAACTGCTCTGCTTTAGCAATGCTGACCCCCGCCGGGGGCTGGGAAGGGGTAAAGCGCTTCGTCGTCGAGCACGTTAGGGCCTGCGGCGGAAAGCCGTGCCCGCCGGTCATCCTGGGCATAGGGGTTGGTGGGGGTGCAGATTACGCCCTGCTCCTGGCCAAAAAGGCCCTGCTGAGGAAGGTGGGCGAGAGGAACCCGGATGGGAGGATAGCGAAAATCGAGGAGGAACTTCTGACGGAAGTGAACAGCACAGGGATCGGTCCGATGGGTATGGGCGGGAAGACCACCGCCTTGGACGTCAAGATAGAGGTCGCCCACAGGCATCCGGCGAGCTTTCCGGTGGGGCTGGTCGTCCAGTGCTGGGCCAACAGGAGGGCTTTCATCGAGATAAAGCCGGACGGTGATGTCAGGGTTTGGAACTAG
- a CDS encoding hydroxyacid dehydrogenase yields MKVLVAAPLHEKAIDVLKNAGFEIVYEEYPDETRLLELVGDVEAIIVRSKPKVTRKVIEAAPKLKVIGRAGVGLDNIDLEAAKERGIKVVNSPGASSRSVAELAVALMFNVARKIAFADRKMREGTWAKKQAMGIELEGKTLGVVGFGRIGYSIAKIAKALGMNVLLYDPYPNEERAKEVGGKFVDLETLLRESDVVTLHVPLIDATYHLINEERLKLMKPTAILINAARGAVVDTNALVKALQEGWIAGAGLDVFEEEPLPADHPLTKLDNVVLTPHIGASTVEAQMRAGVQVAEQIVEVLKG; encoded by the coding sequence GTGAAGGTTTTGGTTGCGGCACCGCTGCACGAGAAGGCAATCGACGTTTTGAAGAACGCCGGTTTTGAAATTGTTTACGAGGAGTATCCCGATGAGACCCGCCTTCTGGAGCTCGTCGGGGACGTTGAGGCTATAATAGTCAGGAGCAAGCCGAAGGTGACGAGAAAGGTCATCGAAGCTGCTCCGAAGCTCAAGGTCATCGGAAGGGCCGGCGTCGGTCTGGACAACATCGACCTTGAGGCCGCCAAGGAGCGCGGGATAAAGGTCGTGAACAGCCCAGGCGCTTCAAGCAGAAGCGTCGCCGAGCTCGCCGTTGCGCTTATGTTCAACGTGGCCAGAAAGATCGCCTTCGCCGACAGGAAGATGCGCGAGGGAACCTGGGCCAAGAAGCAGGCCATGGGAATCGAGCTTGAGGGCAAGACCCTTGGAGTCGTCGGCTTCGGAAGGATAGGCTACAGCATAGCCAAGATAGCCAAGGCCCTCGGCATGAACGTTCTCCTCTACGACCCGTACCCGAACGAAGAGCGCGCGAAGGAAGTCGGTGGGAAGTTCGTCGACCTTGAGACTCTCCTCCGGGAGAGTGACGTGGTTACCCTCCACGTCCCGCTCATCGATGCAACCTACCACCTCATAAACGAGGAGCGCCTTAAGCTCATGAAGCCGACGGCAATACTCATCAACGCCGCTCGCGGTGCCGTCGTGGACACAAACGCCCTCGTCAAGGCCCTCCAGGAGGGCTGGATTGCCGGGGCCGGCCTGGACGTCTTCGAGGAGGAGCCGCTCCCGGCCGACCACCCGCTCACCAAGCTCGACAACGTCGTCCTCACCCCGCACATCGGCGCCTCGACCGTCGAGGCCCAGATGCGCGCTGGCGTCCAGGTTGCGGAGCAGATAGTCGAGGTTCTGAAGGGCTGA
- a CDS encoding TIGR00153 family protein — MPIFGGKESDVFEAIDEHLEVVSESLVAFRELVDAYLDGDFERARAFEREVDQLESKADTLRRGIETMLYEGAFLPANRGDYVRLSELIDQVADAAESAAHTLVLAKPKVPKELRAEILRLVESAVETYRVLVQAVNAMNSDVDRAIELAKAVEDAEEIADEVEYDVKGKVFESETVTTYAKLVWNQILTKIGDIADRAEDASDQVMLMAIKRRG, encoded by the coding sequence GTTTTTGAAGCCATAGACGAGCACCTTGAGGTCGTCAGCGAGTCTCTTGTTGCCTTCAGGGAGCTGGTTGATGCTTACCTCGACGGTGACTTTGAGAGGGCCAGGGCCTTTGAGAGGGAGGTTGACCAGCTGGAGAGCAAGGCCGACACGCTCAGAAGGGGCATAGAGACGATGCTCTACGAGGGTGCCTTTCTGCCCGCCAACAGGGGGGACTACGTGAGGCTGAGCGAGCTCATTGACCAGGTCGCCGATGCCGCGGAGAGCGCGGCCCACACCCTCGTACTGGCCAAGCCGAAGGTTCCGAAGGAGCTGAGGGCGGAGATCCTGAGGCTCGTGGAGTCCGCCGTTGAGACCTACCGGGTTCTCGTTCAGGCGGTAAATGCTATGAACTCGGACGTTGACAGGGCGATAGAGCTGGCCAAGGCAGTGGAGGATGCCGAGGAGATAGCCGACGAGGTCGAGTACGACGTCAAGGGCAAGGTTTTTGAGAGCGAGACAGTCACTACCTACGCAAAGCTCGTCTGGAACCAGATACTAACGAAGATAGGTGACATAGCCGACAGGGCGGAGGATGCATCCGATCAGGTCATGCTCATGGCTATAAAGAGAAGGGGATGA